One Methylocaldum marinum DNA window includes the following coding sequences:
- a CDS encoding TolC family protein: MKLLVCAAGAACFFAIAPVASEERVVEHYDELVFDESLSLGGVVEAAFEKYPQSALIAAFENEAKALERRSSSWIAGYPAVYLQWIDDKAFNDRGAVELQTGYQIPVWMWGQRAASRAVAEEAQQSTVMLVRALKHEVAGLVRDALWNLKLVENRFELAQRIYEVSRQLTALVQRRVEVGDLARADLLLAESDELEKKTALIQAEAEVMHARQNYFNLTRLVRAPKFFEEIQSPLRAFDESHPAIAVANALIERAQAEVEFTRKSKQGNQPSILVGTQHERGTRKEGYNNETNFVLQIPIGGEAYNAPYVAEANIALTRRMADRDVLLRQLEKALHEAIHNLEVDRAALAIAERRREIAESQLKMSRLAFETGEISLIDYLKIQATAQAAIRDAAQRAIQLQRDIAIYNQVVGVTP, from the coding sequence ATGAAGCTATTGGTGTGTGCGGCGGGCGCGGCTTGTTTCTTCGCTATCGCGCCCGTCGCCTCCGAAGAGCGTGTCGTCGAGCATTACGACGAACTGGTCTTCGACGAATCGCTGAGTCTTGGTGGGGTCGTCGAGGCCGCTTTCGAGAAATATCCGCAAAGTGCGCTCATCGCGGCTTTCGAGAACGAGGCGAAGGCTCTGGAACGCCGCAGTTCCAGCTGGATAGCGGGTTATCCTGCGGTTTATCTGCAATGGATCGACGACAAGGCATTTAACGACCGGGGTGCCGTGGAACTCCAAACCGGCTATCAAATTCCGGTGTGGATGTGGGGCCAGCGGGCGGCGAGTAGAGCCGTCGCGGAGGAAGCGCAGCAGAGTACCGTTATGTTGGTCCGGGCACTGAAGCATGAGGTCGCGGGCTTGGTGCGCGACGCGCTCTGGAATCTGAAGCTGGTGGAAAACCGGTTCGAGCTCGCCCAGCGGATCTACGAAGTCTCCAGGCAATTGACCGCCTTGGTCCAACGGCGTGTCGAGGTCGGCGATCTCGCCCGCGCGGATTTGCTGCTCGCGGAAAGCGACGAACTGGAGAAAAAGACCGCGTTGATCCAGGCCGAGGCGGAGGTGATGCATGCCCGTCAGAATTATTTCAATCTGACCCGGTTGGTACGCGCGCCCAAGTTTTTCGAGGAGATACAAAGTCCGCTTCGTGCATTCGATGAGAGCCATCCGGCCATCGCCGTAGCCAACGCCTTGATCGAGCGCGCCCAGGCCGAGGTCGAATTTACCCGCAAGTCCAAGCAGGGCAACCAGCCGTCGATTCTGGTGGGTACTCAGCACGAGCGGGGTACCCGTAAAGAAGGCTATAACAACGAGACCAATTTCGTCCTTCAGATCCCGATCGGAGGCGAGGCCTATAACGCGCCCTATGTCGCCGAAGCCAATATCGCCCTGACCCGGCGCATGGCCGATCGCGACGTGTTGTTGCGGCAGTTGGAAAAGGCGCTGCACGAAGCGATCCACAATCTCGAGGTTGATCGCGCTGCCCTGGCAATCGCCGAAAGGCGCCGGGAAATCGCCGAGTCTCAACTCAAAATGAGCCGGCTCGCGTTCGAGACCGGAGAAATTTCGCTGATCGACTATCTCAAGATCCAGGCCACCGCCCAGGCCGCCATTCGCGATGCCGCCCAGCGGGCCATCCAGTTGCAGCGGGATATCGCAATCTATAACCAAGTCGTCGGAGTCACGCCATGA
- a CDS encoding DsbA family protein translates to MWIVLLMFLAMSPAAFADQAALRISGESVSLSEIDALSRPKIDRLHKALADQAGRTLDRLIDRRLRASSPETKPSSPEPATNEAVRAFRSSRAEDFEGPFAPVETRRNPSAEDPAIRHYLEQKARATAEAEARRDLGKGHAVKILLPESGELEQPLPPQRTVAWVDDVPIPADALEQAAALHFYRLRKEIHLERRRNAETLIEHRLLGREARRRGVAAEVLLKQITGDTTVGDEELHAFIEAERAAGRPVSDPERARQYLSFRKAHARRTTFVESLRASARIEILFEEPPPPRLPMTEANAPALGGAGELRIVVYTNYRCAPCRQTHREIDRLLATDGNVRVIFRDFIPVYDPVAGEAARVSRCADRLGAFQRMRSELLTRNPPAFGEVWYEGHALSSLAARLGIDRADFFQCLSSREIGEAIARDTAEALELGFEEAPSFVAQGIPLSGFRTAESLTEILRRRTPRARPQPVEGKAGPR, encoded by the coding sequence ATGTGGATCGTTCTTCTGATGTTCTTGGCGATGAGTCCGGCCGCTTTCGCCGACCAGGCGGCGCTAAGAATCAGCGGCGAGAGCGTTTCCTTATCCGAGATCGATGCGCTTTCGCGCCCGAAGATCGACCGATTGCACAAGGCTCTGGCCGATCAGGCAGGCCGAACGCTGGACCGCCTGATCGATCGCCGCCTTCGGGCCTCCTCGCCCGAAACGAAGCCGTCTTCGCCCGAGCCGGCCACCAACGAAGCAGTACGCGCCTTTCGATCCTCACGGGCGGAAGATTTCGAGGGCCCCTTCGCACCTGTCGAGACCCGGCGGAACCCGTCCGCGGAGGACCCCGCGATTCGCCACTATCTGGAGCAGAAAGCGCGGGCGACTGCGGAAGCCGAAGCCCGCCGCGATCTCGGGAAAGGCCATGCCGTCAAAATCCTGCTTCCGGAAAGCGGGGAGCTCGAACAGCCGCTACCTCCGCAACGAACCGTGGCTTGGGTGGACGATGTCCCGATCCCGGCCGACGCGCTCGAGCAAGCCGCGGCGCTTCACTTTTATCGGCTGCGAAAGGAAATTCATCTCGAACGCCGGCGCAATGCGGAGACGCTCATCGAGCATCGTCTGCTCGGCCGGGAGGCGCGGCGACGCGGCGTCGCTGCTGAAGTTCTACTGAAACAAATTACGGGGGACACGACGGTCGGCGATGAGGAATTGCATGCCTTCATCGAGGCGGAACGCGCGGCCGGCCGGCCGGTATCGGACCCCGAACGCGCCCGCCAATACCTGTCTTTCCGCAAAGCTCACGCCCGCCGCACGACATTTGTCGAAAGCCTGCGCGCCTCTGCCCGCATCGAAATCCTGTTCGAGGAACCCCCTCCGCCCCGTCTGCCCATGACCGAGGCGAATGCTCCCGCATTGGGTGGAGCGGGCGAATTGCGTATCGTCGTCTACACCAATTACCGCTGCGCGCCTTGCCGGCAGACCCACCGCGAAATCGACCGGCTGCTGGCCACCGATGGAAACGTGCGCGTGATCTTCCGCGACTTCATCCCGGTGTACGATCCGGTAGCCGGCGAAGCGGCCCGCGTGTCCCGCTGCGCCGACCGGCTGGGCGCCTTTCAGCGTATGCGCAGCGAGCTTCTGACACGGAATCCCCCGGCCTTCGGCGAGGTCTGGTACGAAGGCCATGCCTTGTCCTCGCTCGCCGCCAGGCTGGGGATCGATCGGGCCGATTTCTTCCAGTGTCTTTCCTCGAGGGAGATCGGCGAGGCAATCGCAAGGGACACGGCCGAGGCGCTCGAACTCGGCTTCGAGGAGGCGCCGTCCTTTGTGGCTCAGGGCATCCCCCTGTCGGGCTTCCGGACCGCCGAAAGCCTGACCGAAATCCTGCGCCGGAGAACGCCGCGGGCTCGGCCGCAACCGGTTGAGGGCAAAGCGGGACCCCGTTAA
- a CDS encoding protein-tyrosine phosphatase family protein, producing the protein MDRSKGKKAFAHCSANYRVSCFMALYGQARLDWSPEQGRAHIGRVWEPNETWTRFLEDSRRQ; encoded by the coding sequence ATGGACCGGTCGAAAGGCAAAAAGGCGTTTGCCCACTGCTCCGCCAATTACCGGGTCTCCTGCTTCATGGCGCTGTACGGCCAGGCTCGGCTCGACTGGTCGCCCGAGCAGGGCCGGGCACATATCGGGCGCGTGTGGGAGCCAAATGAAACCTGGACGAGATTCCTCGAGGACTCTCGCCGGCAGTAG
- a CDS encoding Kazal-type serine protease inhibitor family protein: protein MKRHIILMVYLSLVVLLSGCDRETQPESPETICGTIRGLTCPEGQYCDLGVGQCKVADAQGICKAKPDACTREFKPVCGCDGKTYGNACEAAAAGVSIDHEGECVKTEPVACGGIAGLQCPDGQVCVDDPNDDCDPAKGGADCPGICKAE from the coding sequence ATGAAAAGGCACATCATATTGATGGTTTATCTTTCCCTGGTTGTTCTCCTGTCCGGCTGTGATCGCGAGACTCAGCCCGAATCTCCGGAAACCATCTGCGGTACTATCCGCGGGTTAACCTGCCCGGAAGGGCAATACTGTGACCTTGGCGTCGGCCAATGCAAGGTCGCGGATGCACAGGGCATATGCAAAGCCAAACCCGACGCCTGTACCAGAGAATTCAAACCGGTCTGCGGTTGCGACGGAAAAACCTATGGCAATGCCTGCGAAGCGGCTGCCGCAGGCGTATCCATCGACCACGAGGGCGAGTGCGTGAAAACCGAACCCGTAGCCTGCGGCGGGATAGCAGGCCTCCAGTGCCCCGATGGCCAGGTCTGTGTCGACGATCCCAACGACGACTGCGACCCCGCCAAAGGCGGCGCCGATTGTCCGGGCATATGTAAGGCTGAATAA
- a CDS encoding DEAD/DEAH box helicase: protein MKVLHCTWIPECTDEFVQAGDFWLWIEHGGEPADFSDTANRHPRHLTKAELVAFLEGELGLEISPYERRFHFAPQTVLLPAVDGRPLPGPELESGADDEPVQATLRAWEVDGYRLAHPFKQLGELRFLSAYRTSQTRAGVDLLFWHYFAQSLKSVIVKDRYIPALFYRAMPQEGYEIYAGWEIVSDGYERLIREAVERMPPVCASAGGRVYESTSLLKHCADVLVHRTVVQAASATKLGRKIEGTLLNACRNGAPAGHPWKTDEGVELYRQWLGWRRNLLGRREETDLELVFRLQEASAEDEAWRLEILLSPRRSPDLRLPLAEYWGLSAEGKQSFAEPVGADFEKNLLLGLGQAARIYPKLWEGLDEERPTGVDLSLEEAFLFLQEDAWVLEDAGFTVMVPTWWTPQGRRRARIRLYASRRTPSDAGTRRDMGLHNLISYRYELALGAETIDEAEWERLVESKTPLVRYRGQWLTLDREKMRAMLEFWRKHRSEDAGMSLPELMRKTAEDSDLFEIDPRGTLLEMLEKLRDHSRLQPVDDPPGLMARLRDYQRRGLAWLRYLESLGLNGCLADDMGLGKTVQVIARLVQERVETNPRAPTLLVVPTSVIGNWKKEIERFAPSLRAIVHHGGGRFREIPGFRDICLEHDAVITSYALVRRDEKLFSQIRWARVVLDEAQNIKNPLSAQTKAVLRLNADHRLALTGTPVENRLLDLWSIFNFLNPGYLGKQTQFRQRYELPIQRDNDPAQTETLKQLIEPFVLRRVKTDPNIIKDLPDKVENKQFCHLCKEQASLYEAVVRDVEQHLAMAEGIGRQGLMLSALMRLKQVCNHPAQFLRDGSDFTPERSPKLDRLHDMLTDVIAETESALVFTQFAEVGESLYKYLREVLGCPVFYLHGGTPPAKRERMILEFQDPDTEPGVFILSLKAGGVGITLTKANHVFHFDRWWNPAVEDQATDRAFRIGQRKNVFVHKFITIGTLEERIDRMIEDKKQVASLIVGNDESWLTRLDNEAFKELIALNRQAVME, encoded by the coding sequence ATGAAAGTCCTGCACTGCACATGGATTCCCGAGTGTACCGACGAGTTCGTCCAGGCGGGCGACTTTTGGCTGTGGATCGAGCATGGCGGCGAACCTGCCGACTTCTCGGACACCGCGAACCGTCATCCTCGGCATCTCACCAAAGCGGAGCTGGTGGCTTTTCTCGAAGGCGAACTGGGGCTGGAAATTTCCCCCTACGAACGCCGGTTTCATTTTGCGCCGCAAACGGTTCTTTTGCCGGCCGTCGACGGCCGGCCTCTGCCCGGCCCGGAATTGGAGAGCGGGGCGGACGACGAGCCGGTGCAGGCGACTTTGAGGGCGTGGGAAGTGGACGGCTATCGCCTCGCCCACCCTTTCAAGCAACTCGGCGAACTGCGTTTCCTGTCGGCGTACCGCACTTCGCAGACCAGGGCGGGCGTCGATCTGCTGTTTTGGCATTATTTCGCGCAGTCGCTGAAGTCGGTCATCGTCAAGGACCGCTACATACCGGCGTTGTTCTATCGAGCGATGCCGCAGGAAGGCTATGAAATCTACGCGGGCTGGGAAATCGTTTCCGACGGTTACGAACGCCTGATTCGGGAGGCGGTCGAGCGGATGCCGCCGGTTTGCGCATCGGCCGGCGGCCGCGTCTACGAAAGCACCAGCCTGCTCAAGCATTGCGCCGATGTCCTGGTACACCGCACCGTGGTCCAGGCGGCGTCCGCCACCAAACTGGGCCGTAAAATCGAGGGGACGCTGCTGAACGCCTGCCGCAACGGCGCGCCGGCCGGACATCCCTGGAAGACCGACGAGGGCGTCGAGCTTTACCGGCAATGGCTCGGGTGGCGTCGCAATCTGCTGGGGCGCCGTGAGGAAACGGATCTCGAGCTGGTGTTTCGCCTGCAGGAAGCTTCCGCCGAAGACGAAGCCTGGCGCCTGGAAATTCTGCTTTCGCCGCGCCGCAGCCCCGACTTGCGCTTGCCCCTGGCCGAATATTGGGGATTGAGCGCCGAAGGGAAACAGTCTTTCGCCGAGCCGGTCGGTGCGGACTTTGAGAAGAATCTGCTGCTCGGGCTGGGCCAGGCGGCTCGCATCTATCCGAAACTGTGGGAAGGCTTGGACGAAGAGCGTCCCACCGGGGTCGATCTGAGCCTGGAGGAGGCTTTCCTGTTTCTCCAGGAGGATGCTTGGGTGTTGGAAGATGCCGGGTTTACCGTCATGGTGCCCACCTGGTGGACCCCGCAAGGCCGCCGCCGTGCCAGAATCCGCCTTTACGCCAGCCGTCGCACGCCGTCGGACGCCGGTACCCGGCGCGATATGGGCCTGCATAACCTGATCTCATACCGTTACGAGCTGGCGCTGGGAGCCGAGACTATCGACGAGGCGGAGTGGGAACGCCTCGTCGAAAGCAAGACGCCGTTGGTTCGCTATCGCGGCCAGTGGCTCACGTTGGACCGAGAAAAGATGCGCGCCATGCTGGAATTCTGGCGCAAGCACCGGAGCGAGGACGCCGGCATGAGCCTGCCGGAACTGATGCGGAAGACGGCGGAGGATTCGGATCTTTTCGAAATCGATCCCCGGGGGACGCTGCTGGAGATGCTGGAGAAGCTCCGCGACCACAGCCGGCTGCAGCCGGTGGACGATCCGCCGGGCCTGATGGCGCGGCTTCGGGATTATCAGCGGCGCGGGCTCGCCTGGCTGCGCTACCTGGAAAGTCTGGGGCTGAACGGATGCCTGGCGGACGACATGGGTCTCGGAAAAACCGTGCAGGTCATCGCGCGTCTGGTCCAGGAGCGGGTCGAGACGAATCCGCGTGCCCCAACCTTGCTGGTCGTGCCGACATCGGTGATCGGCAACTGGAAGAAAGAGATCGAACGGTTCGCACCCAGCCTGCGGGCCATCGTTCACCACGGCGGGGGACGCTTTCGCGAGATTCCGGGGTTTCGGGACATTTGCCTGGAGCACGATGCGGTTATCACGTCCTATGCGCTGGTGCGCAGGGACGAGAAACTGTTTTCCCAGATTCGATGGGCGCGCGTGGTGCTCGACGAGGCCCAGAATATCAAGAACCCTCTGTCCGCCCAGACCAAGGCGGTTTTGCGGCTCAATGCCGACCATCGCCTGGCCCTGACCGGAACCCCGGTGGAGAATCGGCTGCTCGACCTCTGGTCCATCTTCAATTTTCTGAATCCGGGCTACCTGGGCAAGCAGACGCAGTTTCGCCAGCGCTACGAGCTTCCCATTCAGCGCGACAACGATCCGGCGCAGACCGAGACCCTCAAACAGTTGATCGAGCCGTTTGTCCTGCGCCGGGTCAAGACCGATCCCAACATCATCAAGGACTTGCCCGACAAGGTCGAAAACAAGCAATTCTGCCATCTTTGCAAAGAGCAGGCCTCGCTGTACGAAGCGGTGGTGCGGGACGTGGAGCAGCACCTGGCGATGGCTGAGGGCATCGGACGGCAGGGCTTGATGCTGTCCGCATTGATGCGGCTCAAGCAGGTGTGCAACCACCCTGCCCAATTCCTGCGCGACGGCAGCGACTTCACGCCCGAGCGTTCGCCGAAGCTCGACCGGTTGCACGACATGCTGACCGATGTGATCGCCGAAACCGAAAGCGCCCTGGTGTTTACCCAGTTCGCCGAAGTCGGAGAGAGTCTCTACAAATATTTGCGCGAAGTCCTGGGCTGCCCGGTGTTTTACCTGCACGGCGGAACGCCGCCGGCGAAGCGCGAACGCATGATTCTCGAGTTTCAGGACCCGGATACCGAGCCCGGCGTGTTCATACTGTCTCTGAAGGCGGGTGGGGTGGGCATCACGCTCACCAAGGCGAACCACGTGTTCCACTTCGACCGCTGGTGGAACCCCGCGGTCGAGGATCAGGCCACCGACCGCGCCTTTCGTATCGGGCAGCGCAAGAACGTATTCGTCCACAAGTTCATCACCATCGGGACCCTGGAGGAACGCATCGACCGCATGATCGAAGACAAGAAGCAGGTCGCTTCGCTGATCGTCGGGAACGACGAATCCTGGCTGACGCGCCTGGATAACGAGGCGTTCAAGGAGCTCATCGCTCTCAATCGGCAGGCGGTGATGGAGTAG
- a CDS encoding SGNH/GDSL hydrolase family protein has protein sequence MRTHRLSATGTLLTAFLVVRSALALEPGQSEPKRLFSTGDSMTRGFNANTPLDNPHLSWVNGYHGFWEDLFGLPDVESHNQRIDANFGDSHRSNQTAAENGAEMGDLTSQASGAAGKNVTYATVLLGSNDACRDSVADLPTDGQFRERFEGGLDTLLTNLAAGATVQVVAIPNIIEVYNQGRVKQALGLVDCPDVWARSGNCGSVLSPQATDADRAFVLSRIVAYNRILREVTENKAAQNQDKFITFTDASFTYRFTQSELSNLDCFHSSWEGQKALSRETWNSGPFKQHQELD, from the coding sequence ATGAGAACGCATCGTCTGTCCGCAACAGGAACCCTATTGACGGCGTTCCTCGTAGTACGCTCCGCACTCGCCCTGGAGCCGGGCCAAAGCGAACCGAAACGGCTCTTTTCGACGGGCGATTCCATGACGCGGGGATTTAATGCGAATACGCCACTGGACAATCCGCACCTGAGCTGGGTGAACGGCTATCACGGCTTTTGGGAGGACCTTTTCGGCTTGCCCGACGTCGAATCGCACAACCAGCGTATCGACGCCAACTTCGGCGATAGCCATCGCAGTAATCAAACGGCGGCCGAAAACGGTGCCGAGATGGGCGATTTAACGTCCCAGGCTTCTGGTGCGGCCGGCAAGAACGTGACTTACGCCACCGTGCTGCTGGGTTCGAACGATGCCTGTCGGGACTCCGTCGCCGATTTGCCGACCGATGGGCAGTTCAGGGAGCGCTTCGAGGGCGGCCTGGATACCTTGCTGACGAACCTGGCTGCGGGCGCTACCGTGCAGGTGGTGGCCATCCCCAACATCATCGAGGTGTATAACCAGGGTCGGGTCAAGCAGGCGCTGGGCTTGGTCGATTGCCCGGACGTTTGGGCGAGATCCGGCAACTGCGGCTCGGTGCTCTCGCCGCAGGCAACCGACGCGGATCGGGCCTTCGTGTTATCCCGCATCGTTGCGTATAACCGGATCCTCCGCGAGGTTACCGAGAATAAGGCCGCGCAGAACCAGGACAAGTTCATCACCTTTACCGACGCGAGCTTCACCTATCGTTTTACGCAGAGCGAGCTCTCCAACCTCGACTGCTTTCATAGTTCCTGGGAAGGGCAGAAGGCCCTTTCGAGAGAGACTTGGAATAGCGGTCCGTTCAAGCAACACCAGGAGCTCGACTAA
- a CDS encoding radical SAM protein, with product MPMKPMKNVSERFRAAYLGLLENGELEQRVRIARQHLQSCDLCARYCRVDRLRTTQGVVCRTGDRAVVYSYGPHRGEEDVLRGCNGSGTIFFSWCNMRCEFCQNWEISQKGEGREVEPEQLAAMMLDLQARGCHNINFVTPSHVVAQILAATLIAARQGLKLPLVYNSGGYDSPEALALLDGVIDVYMPDMKYGDSVTAHRYSHVRNYWEFSRAAVKEMYRQVGDLRLDDNGLAYHGLLVRHLVLPAGLAGTENVLEFITREISTETYLNLMGQYYPCYRAEERPELARPITAAEYREALDIARRFGLARQDRISRRGRLL from the coding sequence ATGCCTATGAAGCCGATGAAGAACGTTTCGGAACGCTTTCGAGCCGCCTATCTCGGCCTGCTTGAGAACGGGGAATTGGAACAGCGGGTCCGTATCGCCCGGCAGCACCTGCAATCCTGCGATCTCTGCGCGCGCTATTGCCGGGTCGATCGGCTGCGGACCACTCAAGGCGTGGTTTGCAGGACCGGGGACCGTGCCGTTGTGTATAGCTATGGTCCGCATCGCGGCGAAGAGGATGTGCTGCGCGGCTGTAACGGCTCGGGGACGATTTTCTTCAGTTGGTGCAACATGCGCTGTGAATTCTGCCAAAACTGGGAAATCAGCCAAAAAGGCGAGGGTCGCGAGGTTGAACCGGAACAATTGGCGGCGATGATGCTGGACTTGCAGGCCCGAGGCTGCCACAACATCAATTTCGTCACTCCTAGCCATGTGGTGGCGCAAATTCTGGCAGCGACGTTGATCGCTGCCCGGCAGGGGCTGAAGCTACCGCTGGTCTACAACAGCGGTGGCTATGACAGTCCCGAAGCTCTCGCTCTGCTGGACGGGGTCATCGACGTCTACATGCCGGACATGAAATACGGCGATTCCGTTACCGCCCATCGGTATTCGCATGTGCGGAATTATTGGGAGTTCAGTCGGGCGGCGGTCAAGGAAATGTACCGCCAGGTCGGCGACTTGCGGCTGGATGACAATGGTTTGGCCTATCACGGCTTGCTGGTTCGCCATCTCGTCCTTCCGGCCGGCCTGGCCGGCACGGAAAATGTTCTGGAATTCATCACCCGGGAGATTTCCACCGAAACCTATCTCAATCTGATGGGCCAGTATTATCCGTGCTACCGGGCCGAAGAGCGTCCGGAATTGGCGCGTCCGATTACTGCGGCGGAGTACAGGGAAGCGCTGGACATCGCCAGGCGTTTCGGTTTGGCCCGGCAGGATCGAATTTCGCGGAGAGGCCGTCTACTTTGA
- a CDS encoding FMN-binding negative transcriptional regulator, producing the protein MYVPPHFEETRLEVLHRLIRAHPLATLATLSSGGIDANHIPPHLSEEPGRFGALRGHVARSNPMWRNLVADVEALAIFQGPDSYVTPSWYATKREHGKVVPTWNYAVVHAYGSLRVVDDPVWLRNQLEALTERQESSFSAPWSVSDAPGDFTARLMEAIVGIEIIITRLVGKWKLCQNQPAHNCAGVVLGLKQQGTHGALEMAGLIEEYSDGDSQSTNPQKGEQG; encoded by the coding sequence ATGTACGTTCCGCCGCATTTCGAAGAAACCCGACTTGAAGTCCTGCACCGGCTGATCCGCGCTCATCCGCTGGCCACGCTGGCTACCTTGTCGTCCGGCGGGATCGATGCCAATCACATCCCTCCGCATCTCTCCGAAGAGCCGGGCCGATTCGGCGCGCTGCGCGGTCATGTTGCACGCTCGAATCCGATGTGGCGGAACCTGGTTGCGGATGTGGAGGCATTGGCGATATTCCAGGGTCCCGACAGTTACGTCACACCGTCCTGGTACGCCACGAAACGCGAGCACGGCAAGGTGGTTCCGACCTGGAATTATGCGGTCGTACACGCCTATGGTTCGCTTCGCGTCGTTGATGACCCGGTTTGGCTGCGAAACCAGCTCGAAGCACTTACCGAGCGGCAGGAAAGCTCGTTCAGCGCGCCGTGGTCGGTCTCGGACGCTCCCGGCGACTTCACCGCGCGTCTGATGGAAGCCATTGTCGGCATCGAGATCATAATCACCAGACTCGTGGGCAAATGGAAGCTATGCCAGAATCAGCCCGCGCATAATTGTGCGGGCGTGGTCCTTGGACTCAAGCAACAAGGGACTCATGGCGCCCTGGAAATGGCGGGTCTCATCGAGGAATATTCAGACGGGGATAGCCAATCCACGAATCCGCAAAAAGGCGAACAAGGCTAA
- a CDS encoding SWIM zinc finger family protein, with protein sequence MSKIGKTWWGQRFIEAMETFTDPKRLLRGRQYLSTHRILGWRVERNRVLARVRGRMSPYLGFYEEPIYELHIEFLPLPESAWDNAIGLIGSRAGFLARLLLNEMPDEIEKPFEALEIDLLPRKRKDIGTHCSCPDSENPCKHIAALYYLLASRLDHDPFLLFELRGLPRDELARRLQKTPLGAALASALTENGGELFSAESYFSRPLPVTVPDTVVPRDYWRGAKKLPSGVEPPEPAPVSGILVKKGGDFPPFWPKDVSFVEVMDAFYEQVRKKAKDWM encoded by the coding sequence ATGAGCAAAATCGGCAAAACCTGGTGGGGCCAGCGCTTCATCGAAGCGATGGAGACCTTTACCGACCCGAAGCGGCTGCTGCGCGGACGCCAGTATCTCAGCACCCACCGCATTCTGGGATGGCGGGTCGAGCGGAACCGAGTCCTGGCACGGGTACGGGGACGGATGAGTCCTTATCTCGGGTTTTACGAGGAGCCGATCTACGAACTCCACATCGAGTTTTTGCCCCTGCCCGAGTCCGCTTGGGATAACGCGATCGGGCTAATCGGGAGTCGCGCGGGATTTCTGGCCCGGCTGCTGCTCAACGAAATGCCGGACGAGATCGAAAAGCCGTTCGAGGCCTTAGAGATCGATCTCCTGCCGCGGAAGCGCAAGGACATCGGAACCCATTGTTCGTGTCCCGATTCCGAAAACCCCTGCAAGCACATTGCCGCGCTGTATTACCTGCTCGCCTCGCGGCTGGATCACGATCCGTTCCTGCTGTTCGAACTGAGAGGCCTTCCCCGCGACGAACTGGCCCGTCGGCTCCAGAAAACGCCCTTGGGGGCGGCCCTGGCCTCGGCCTTGACCGAGAACGGGGGCGAATTGTTTTCGGCCGAATCCTATTTCAGCCGCCCCCTGCCCGTTACCGTGCCGGATACCGTCGTTCCCAGGGATTACTGGCGCGGCGCGAAAAAGCTGCCGTCCGGCGTAGAACCGCCGGAGCCCGCCCCGGTCTCGGGCATTCTGGTCAAAAAGGGCGGAGATTTCCCGCCGTTCTGGCCGAAGGACGTGTCTTTCGTCGAGGTGATGGACGCCTTTTACGAGCAGGTCCGGAAGAAAGCCAAAGATTGGATGTGA